One window of the Mixophyes fleayi isolate aMixFle1 chromosome 6, aMixFle1.hap1, whole genome shotgun sequence genome contains the following:
- the LOC142094972 gene encoding uncharacterized protein LOC142094972 isoform X1, translating into MIKGQLHSISVHENLLNKVLQFLGLLDLVLVQDIKEPTWKEFGIFKDAEGQGPVRSKALLKSSPVFNISANESLIETVIKVEIYNYYNTLITVEVIGLATADVQYSNGHIGIVSHSNVNVDPNTMKVISTHETCGSPDVITTVFELIKQIVNTFWDKFRGLLYLCTIEHHNKLMEVQTFSFLNQLVVLLRLHTHLLVTNKHKACTC; encoded by the exons ATGATCAAAGGTCAATTACATTCAATCTCAGTTCATGAAAATTTATTGAATAAGGTTTTGCAGTTTTTGGGTCTTCTCGACCTAGTGCTTGTTCAG GATATAAAGGAACCTACATGGAAGGAATTCGGCATTTTTAAAGAC GCTGAGGGCCAAGGACCAGTCAGGAGTAAAGCGTTATTGAAATCGTCTCCAGTATTCAACATATCAGCAAATGAATCGCTGATAGAAACAGTGATAAAAGTAGAGATCTACaattattataatacattaatCACTGTGGAAGTT ATTGGACTGGCGACAGCAGATGTTCAATACAGTAATGGACATATTGGAATAGTAAGCCATTCAAA TGTAAATGTTGATCCTAATACTATGAAGGTGATCTCTACACATGAGACTTGTGGAAGCCCTGAT GTAATCACCACAGTTTTTGAACTTATCAAACAAATTGTTAATACATTTTGGGATAAATTCagag GATTACTGTACTTGTGCACAATAGAGCATCATAATAAACTCATGGAGGTCCAGACTTTCTCCTTTCTTAATCAATTAGTAGTTCTTCTTCGCTTGCACACACATTTGTTAGTAACTAATAAACACAAGGCTTGTACATGCTAG
- the LOC142094972 gene encoding uncharacterized protein LOC142094972 isoform X2 produces the protein MIKGQLHSISVHENLLNKVLQFLGLLDLVLVQDIKEPTWKEFGIFKDAEGQGPVRSKALLKSSPVFNISANESLIETVIKVEIYNYYNTLITVEVIGLATADVQYSNGHIGIVSHSNVNVDPNTMKVISTHETCGSPDVITTVFELIKQIVNTFWDKFRGKLKVKIPLALPVGTPGTVTPAPVTPCKPHQDYCTCAQ, from the exons ATGATCAAAGGTCAATTACATTCAATCTCAGTTCATGAAAATTTATTGAATAAGGTTTTGCAGTTTTTGGGTCTTCTCGACCTAGTGCTTGTTCAG GATATAAAGGAACCTACATGGAAGGAATTCGGCATTTTTAAAGAC GCTGAGGGCCAAGGACCAGTCAGGAGTAAAGCGTTATTGAAATCGTCTCCAGTATTCAACATATCAGCAAATGAATCGCTGATAGAAACAGTGATAAAAGTAGAGATCTACaattattataatacattaatCACTGTGGAAGTT ATTGGACTGGCGACAGCAGATGTTCAATACAGTAATGGACATATTGGAATAGTAAGCCATTCAAA TGTAAATGTTGATCCTAATACTATGAAGGTGATCTCTACACATGAGACTTGTGGAAGCCCTGAT GTAATCACCACAGTTTTTGAACTTATCAAACAAATTGTTAATACATTTTGGGATAAATTCagag GTAAGCTTAAAGTGAAAATCCCATTAGCACTACCAGTTGGAACACCTGGAACGGTAACACCTGCACCGGTAACTCCCTGCAAACCACACCAG GATTACTGTACTTGTGCACAATAG